From the Desulfuromonadales bacterium genome, one window contains:
- a CDS encoding flavin reductase family protein has protein sequence MDKTRLATPVFLYPMPMTLVGAMVDGRPNWLAAAWVTPVNYSPLYFGVALGKGHHTSKGIRANRQFSISLPGRDLLEKTDFSGLVSGTHGDKSTLFTPFFGQLEAAPMVRECPLALECRLVKTVDLPADEFFIGEVVGAWSEERFLSGGMPDIERMHPFTLTMPDNRYWAVGECIGQAWHEGEKLRES, from the coding sequence ATGGACAAGACCAGACTCGCCACGCCCGTTTTTCTCTATCCGATGCCGATGACCCTGGTCGGCGCCATGGTCGACGGCCGGCCGAACTGGCTGGCGGCGGCCTGGGTCACACCGGTCAACTACAGCCCTCTCTATTTCGGCGTGGCGCTGGGCAAGGGGCACCACACCAGCAAGGGAATCCGCGCCAACCGGCAGTTCAGCATCAGCCTTCCCGGCCGCGACCTGCTGGAGAAAACCGACTTTTCCGGGCTGGTGTCGGGGACGCATGGCGACAAGTCGACTCTCTTTACCCCCTTCTTCGGCCAGCTCGAAGCGGCGCCGATGGTCCGCGAGTGCCCGCTGGCGCTGGAATGCCGGCTGGTCAAGACGGTCGACCTGCCGGCGGACGAGTTCTTTATCGGCGAGGTGGTCGGCGCCTGGAGCGAAGAGCGTTTCCTCAGCGGCGGGATGCCCGACATCGAACGGATGCACCCCTTCACTCTGACCATGCCCGACAACCGTTACTGGGCCGTGGGCGAATGCATCGGCCAAGCCTGGCACGAAGGGGAGAAGCTGCGGGAATCTTAA
- a CDS encoding YaeQ family protein, translating into MALTPTIYRVSIQLSHVDRGCYEHLQATVARHPSETAERLVARLLAYALCYEPDLVFTKGIAAGDEPDLWRKGGDGRVELWLEVGLPDPERLLKAARHAARVILLASGSGRWRWENAHLARLAAVPNLRIYGLDYHFVQQVAALLQRSIEWSVTVTDGTLYLNIGAVTLETTVEVLAAGADAD; encoded by the coding sequence GTGGCTTTGACGCCCACCATCTACCGAGTCTCCATCCAGCTTTCCCACGTCGACCGCGGCTGCTACGAGCACCTGCAGGCGACCGTCGCCCGGCACCCCTCGGAGACCGCCGAGCGCCTGGTGGCACGCCTGCTCGCCTACGCCCTCTGCTACGAGCCGGACCTCGTCTTCACCAAGGGGATCGCCGCCGGCGACGAGCCCGACCTCTGGCGCAAGGGGGGCGACGGGCGGGTGGAACTCTGGCTGGAAGTCGGCCTCCCTGACCCCGAACGGCTGCTCAAGGCCGCCCGCCACGCCGCCCGGGTGATCCTGCTCGCCAGCGGCAGCGGCCGCTGGCGCTGGGAAAACGCCCACCTGGCGCGGCTTGCCGCCGTCCCCAATCTGCGCATCTATGGCCTCGACTACCACTTCGTGCAGCAGGTGGCCGCCCTTCTGCAGCGCTCCATCGAGTGGTCGGTCACGGTCACCGACGGCACCCTCTACCTGAACATCGGCGCGGTCACCCTGGAGACAACCGTCGAAGTCCTGGCGGCCGGGGCCGATGCCGACTAG